A single genomic interval of Oryza sativa Japonica Group chromosome 7, ASM3414082v1 harbors:
- the LOC4343856 gene encoding nuclear transcription factor Y subunit B-10 produces the protein MPDSDNESGGPSNAGEYASAREQDRFLPIANVSRIMKRALPANAKISKDAKETVQECVSEFISFITGEASDKCQREKRKTINGDDLLWAMTTLGFEDYIDPLKLYLHKFRELEGEKAIGAAGSGGGGAASSGGSGSGSGSHHHQDASRNNGGYGMYGGGGGMIMMMGQPMYGSPPASSAGYAQPPPPHHHHHQMVMGGKGAYGHGGGGGGGPSPSSGYGRQDRL, from the coding sequence ATGCCGGATTCGGACAACGAGTCAGGGGGGCCGAGCAACGCGGGGGAGTACGCGTCGGCGAGGGAGCAGGACAGGTTCCTGCCGATCGCGAACGTGAGCAGGATCATGAAGAGGGCGCTCCCGGCGAACGCCAAGATCAGCAAGGACGCcaaggagacggtgcaggagtgCGTCTCGGAGTTCATCTCCTTCATCACCGGCGAGGCCTCCGACAAGTGCCAGCGGGAGAAGCGCAAGACCATCAACGGCGACGACCTCCTCTGGGCGATGACCACGCTCGGCTTCGAGGACTACATCGACCCGCTCAAGCTCTACCTCCACAAGTTCCGCGAGCTCGAGGGCGAGAaggccatcggcgccgccggcagcggcggcggtggcgccgcctcctccggcggctccggctccggctccggctcgcACCACCACCAGGATGCTTCCCGGAACAATGGCGGATACGGcatgtacggcggcggcggcggcatgatcATGATGATGGGACAGCCTATGtacggctcgccgccggcgtcgtcagCTGGGtacgcgcagccgccgccgccccaccaccaccaccaccagatggTGATGGGAGGGAAAGGTGCgtatggccatggcggcggcggcggcggcgggccctCCCCGTCGTCGGGATACGGCCGGCAAGACAGGCTATGA
- the LOC4343857 gene encoding probable carboxylesterase 18, which produces MAAMAAAAVPSDRPPLPWRARLLVGAVSVLHSASLRRDGTVNRFLLSLFDRVVPPNPAPDAAGVASSDHAVSDDLRVRMFFPGAAARDGGGDHLPVVVYFHGGGFVFHSVASAQFDALCRRFASAIPAVVASVDFRLAPEHGFPAPYDDGKAALRWVLAGAGGALPSPPATVFVAGDSAGGNVAHHVVARTPSSVSGLIALQPFFAGETPTASEQRLRDAPFGSPERISWLWRAFLPPGATRDHEAANVPAALRRDAERRRAFPPTMVCVGGWDAHQDRQRDYADALRAAGGAEEVVVAEFPDAIHAFYIFDDLADSKRLLTEVTAFVNRRRAAAAAS; this is translated from the coding sequence atggcggcgatggcggcggcggcggtgccgagCGACAGACCACCGCTTCCGTGGCGCGCGCGGCTGCTCGTGGGCGCCGTCTCCGTTCTGCACTCGGCGTCGCTCCGCCGCGACGGCACCGTCAACCGCTTCCTCCTGTCGCTGTTCGACCGCGTCGTGCCGCCCAACCCGgcccccgacgccgccggcgtggcgTCCTCGGACCATGCCGTGTCCGACGACCTCCGCGTCAGGATGTTCTTTCCGGGGGCAGCTGCcagggatggcggcggcgatcaTCTGCCGGTGGTGGTATACTtccacggcggcggcttcgtgTTCCACTCCGTGGCGTCCGCGCAGTTCGACGCGCTGTGCCGTCGCTTCGCCTCGGCCATCCCGGCGGTCGTCGCGTCCGTCGACTTCCGCCTCGCGCCCGAGCACGGTTTCCCGGCGCCCTACGACGACGGCAAGGCGGCACTCCGCTgggtcctcgccggcgccggtggcgccCTCCCGTCACCGCCCGCCACCGTCTTCGTGGCGGGCGACAGCGCGGGCGGCAACGTCGCCCACCACGTCGTCGCCCGCACGCCGAGCAGCGTGTCCGGGCTCATCGCGCTGCAGCCGTTCTTCGCCGGCGAGACGCCGACCGCCTCCGAGCAGCGGCTCCGCGACGCGCCGTTCGGGTCGCCGGAGCGGATATCCTGGCTGTGGCGCGCGTTCCTCCCACCCGGCGCCACGCGGGACCACGAGGCGGCCAACGTGCCCGCCGCGCTCCGGCGCGACGCCGAGCGGCGCCGCGCGTTCCCGCCGACCATGGTCTGCGTCGGCGGGTGGGACGCGCACCAGGACAGGCAGCGCGACTACGCCGACGCCCTccgcgccgcgggcggcgccgaggaggtcgtcgtcgccgagttCCCCGACGCCATCCACGCGTTCTACATCTTCGACGACCTCGCCGACAGCAAGAGGCTGCTCACCGAAGTCACCGCCTTcgtcaaccgccgccgcgccgccgccgccgcctcctag
- the LOC4343858 gene encoding protein PYRICULARIA ORYZAE RESISTANCE 21, with protein MADKISTVVLNVDLECDRCYKKIRRVLCRIQDKANIKTISYDEKNNAVMVSGPFDADKVCKKLCCKAGRIIKDMQVKGKENKGGKDAAGDKAKPAEKDGGGGKAEKKDAAGGDKAEKKDGGGKPEKEAAKADKAAAAAAKPEKKVKFDVDDAPPPAAATAKPGKVQPFPAGMTQADLAPLLEKLKIAKQQQQQQQQAGPEPPRGEPIAPPMMMPAAQGVAVPSIWPAPAGSLSCYSYNPAAYDQSSYYGGGGYGYGGGAFQAPAGYYGVAPPPAAPYDHQGWYYGNRQPYYHQQQCYEDPNAGGCSVM; from the exons ATGGCAGACAAG ATCTCCACGGTTGTGCTCAACGTTGACCTCGAATGCGATCGATGCTACAAGAAGATCAGAAGAGTCCTTTGCAGGATCCAAG ATAAGGCGAACATCAAGACGATCTCGTACGACGAGAAGAACAATGCGGTGATGGTGTCGGGGCCGTTCGACGCCGACAAGGTGTGCAAGAAGCTGTGCTGCAAGGCCGGCAGGATCATCAAGGACATGCAGGTCAAGGGCAAGGAGAACAAGGGCGGcaaggacgccgccggcgacaaggCGAAGCCGGCggagaaggacggcggcggcgggaaggcgGAGAAGAaggacgccgccggcggtgacAAGGCGGAGAAGAAGGACGGTGGTGGCAAgccggagaaggaggcggcgaaggcggacaaggccgccgccgctgccgcgaagCCGGAGAAGAAGGTCAAGTTCGACGTcgacgacgcgccgccgccggccgcggcgacggcgaagcccGGCAAGGTGCAGCCCTTCCCGGCCGGCATGACACAGGCCGACCTCGCCCCGCTCCTCGAGAAGCTCAAGATcgccaagcagcagcagcagcagcagcagcaggccggCCCCGAACCCCCGCGCGGCGAGCCGATCGCGCCGCCGATGATGATGCCGGCGGCGCAGGGCGTCGCCGTGCCGTCCATCTGGCCGGCGCCCGCCGGCTCCCTCTCGTGCTACAGCTACAACCCAGCAGCCTACGACCAGTCGTCATattacggcggcggcggctacggctacggcggcggcgcgttccAGGCGCCCGCCGGGTACTACGGCGtggcaccgccgccggcggcgccctaCGACCACCAGGGATGGTACTACGGCAACCGGCAGCCGTACTACCACCAGCAGCAATGCTACGAGGACCCCAACGCCGGCGGGTGCAGCGTCATGTGA